In one Dermacentor albipictus isolate Rhodes 1998 colony chromosome 4, USDA_Dalb.pri_finalv2, whole genome shotgun sequence genomic region, the following are encoded:
- the LOC135913610 gene encoding BTB/POZ domain-containing protein 6-like isoform X6 — MGKGKTKITGRERSDGKKATAGRAPGSRGGGRPAAFTSAMAAPRRARSRCTQTDPVACGCASYPPAVRRPPRPSAPPLPEDLRRLAEPPDVRLAVGPQPGEARSVPVHAAVLSQSAVLRDLLARCSATGVGCQPEADARTRTLRVVWADPDAFEKMMPFLYGRDVRLDDVSSALDVMRVAHAFAVPGLLTVCLRYVGDHVDRETALSALTRLCEVSGGGPAADLQQNLLNETRARCLDVVDRNAEWLLADAAFECLPRTIFALVLGRDSLWLRSEVSAAKGADRWAAAECRRQGDAAEPAQKRRVLGDTAYLVRHFLLDRDQFRRAAPSLLDDIEAALVLEFMDGRIGEDRLTPALRTNLALRRRPSPPALPPSSPPAADSEPGSAPATGPVRSQTLARNRKSTSAKGLDKITLCLRRLHSSSLVYGCFYAWTVFIFLPGFFTWWVRKENKFYVCITHVLIRLELYGHRLITHAFTGYCIGGTYCLISRHGA; from the exons GGCCGGGCGCCGGGGTCCCGAGGCGGCGGCCGCCCGGCCGCCTTCACGTCGGCCATGGCCGCCCCTCGGCGGGCGAGGAGCCGCTGCACGCAGACCGACCCCGTGGCGTGCGGCTGCGCCTCCTACCCTCCGGCCGTCCGCCGACCGCCGAGGCCCAGCGCGCCGCCGCTGCCCGAGGACCTGCGGCGGCTGGCGGAGCCGCCCGACGTGCGGCTCGCCGTCGGTCCGCAGCCGGGGGAGGCCCGGTCCGTCCCGGTGCACGCTGCTGTGCTGAGCCAGAGCGCTGTGCTGCGAGACCTGCTCGCACGGTGCAGTGCGACGGGCGTCGGCTGCCAGCCAGAGGCCGACGCTCGGACCAGGACGCTGCGAGTCGTCTGGGCAGACCCGGACGCCTTCGAGAAGATGATGCC CTTCCTGTACGGACGGGACGTGCGCCTCGACGACGTGTCCTCGGCGCTGGATGTGATGCGCGTGGCCCACGCCTTCGCCGTTCCCGGGCTTCTCACCGTGTGCCTGCGCTACGTGGGCGACCACGTGGACAGGGAGACGGCGCTGTCAGCGCTCACGCGGCTCTGCGAGGTCTCCGGCGGCGGCCCCGCCGCGGACCTGCAGCAGAACCTGCTGAACGAGACGCGCGCCCGCTGCCTGGACGTGGTGGACCGCAACGCCGAGTGGCTGCTCGCTGACGCCGCCTTCGAGTGCTTGCCCCGCACCATCTTCGCCCTCGTGTTGGGCAGGGACTCCCTGTGGCTCAG GTCCGAAGTTTCGGCGGCAAAGGGCGCTGACCGCTGGGCAGCCGCCGAATGTCGACGGCAGGGTGACGCTGCAGAACCCGCGCAAAAGCGGCGAGTGCTGGGCGACACTGCCTACCTCGTTCGTCACTTCCTGCTCGACCGCGACCAGTTCCGACGCGCGGCTCCGTCACTGCTGGACGACATCGAGGCAGCCCTCGTGCTCGAATTCATGGACGGCCGCATCGGAGAGGACCGACTGACCCCTGCGCTCAGGACCAACCTCGCGTTGAGGCGGCGCCCTTCGCCGCCGGCGCTGCCTCCATCCTCGCCTCCAGCGGCAGACAGTGAACCAGGCAGCGCTCCGGCCACCGGACCAGTGCGAAGTCAGACGTTGGCCAGAAACCGAAAGTCCACATCGGCCAAG GGTCTGGACAAGATCACATTGTGTCTCAGAAGGCTTCATTCGTCATCACTAGTTTACGGCTGCTTTTATGCTTGgactgttttcatttttttacctgGTTTCTTTACCTGGTGGGTTAGGAAGGAAAACAAATTTTATGTGTGTATTACACATGTACTTATAAGGCTTGAATTATATGGCCATCGACTAATCACGCATGCATTTACAGGTTACTGCATTGGTGGCACGTATTGCTTAATTTCACGGCATGGGGCTTAA
- the LOC135913610 gene encoding BTB/POZ domain-containing protein 6-like isoform X4: protein MTPDRGSVTVCFVSLSRTTVSWVTEEAPWNGRRSRQQQQRVAVSTVDVLLFCYGRAPGSRGGGRPAAFTSAMAAPRRARSRCTQTDPVACGCASYPPAVRRPPRPSAPPLPEDLRRLAEPPDVRLAVGPQPGEARSVPVHAAVLSQSAVLRDLLARCSATGVGCQPEADARTRTLRVVWADPDAFEKMMPFLYGRDVRLDDVSSALDVMRVAHAFAVPGLLTVCLRYVGDHVDRETALSALTRLCEVSGGGPAADLQQNLLNETRARCLDVVDRNAEWLLADAAFECLPRTIFALVLGRDSLWLRSEVSAAKGADRWAAAECRRQGDAAEPAQKRRVLGDTAYLVRHFLLDRDQFRRAAPSLLDDIEAALVLEFMDGRIGEDRLTPALRTNLALRRRPSPPALPPSSPPAADSEPGSAPATGPVRSQTLARNRKSTSAKGLDKITLCLRRLHSSSLVYGCFYAWTVFIFLPGFFTWWVRKENKFYVCITHVLIRLELYGHRLITHAFTGYCIGGTYCLISRHGA from the exons GGCCGGGCGCCGGGGTCCCGAGGCGGCGGCCGCCCGGCCGCCTTCACGTCGGCCATGGCCGCCCCTCGGCGGGCGAGGAGCCGCTGCACGCAGACCGACCCCGTGGCGTGCGGCTGCGCCTCCTACCCTCCGGCCGTCCGCCGACCGCCGAGGCCCAGCGCGCCGCCGCTGCCCGAGGACCTGCGGCGGCTGGCGGAGCCGCCCGACGTGCGGCTCGCCGTCGGTCCGCAGCCGGGGGAGGCCCGGTCCGTCCCGGTGCACGCTGCTGTGCTGAGCCAGAGCGCTGTGCTGCGAGACCTGCTCGCACGGTGCAGTGCGACGGGCGTCGGCTGCCAGCCAGAGGCCGACGCTCGGACCAGGACGCTGCGAGTCGTCTGGGCAGACCCGGACGCCTTCGAGAAGATGATGCC CTTCCTGTACGGACGGGACGTGCGCCTCGACGACGTGTCCTCGGCGCTGGATGTGATGCGCGTGGCCCACGCCTTCGCCGTTCCCGGGCTTCTCACCGTGTGCCTGCGCTACGTGGGCGACCACGTGGACAGGGAGACGGCGCTGTCAGCGCTCACGCGGCTCTGCGAGGTCTCCGGCGGCGGCCCCGCCGCGGACCTGCAGCAGAACCTGCTGAACGAGACGCGCGCCCGCTGCCTGGACGTGGTGGACCGCAACGCCGAGTGGCTGCTCGCTGACGCCGCCTTCGAGTGCTTGCCCCGCACCATCTTCGCCCTCGTGTTGGGCAGGGACTCCCTGTGGCTCAG GTCCGAAGTTTCGGCGGCAAAGGGCGCTGACCGCTGGGCAGCCGCCGAATGTCGACGGCAGGGTGACGCTGCAGAACCCGCGCAAAAGCGGCGAGTGCTGGGCGACACTGCCTACCTCGTTCGTCACTTCCTGCTCGACCGCGACCAGTTCCGACGCGCGGCTCCGTCACTGCTGGACGACATCGAGGCAGCCCTCGTGCTCGAATTCATGGACGGCCGCATCGGAGAGGACCGACTGACCCCTGCGCTCAGGACCAACCTCGCGTTGAGGCGGCGCCCTTCGCCGCCGGCGCTGCCTCCATCCTCGCCTCCAGCGGCAGACAGTGAACCAGGCAGCGCTCCGGCCACCGGACCAGTGCGAAGTCAGACGTTGGCCAGAAACCGAAAGTCCACATCGGCCAAG GGTCTGGACAAGATCACATTGTGTCTCAGAAGGCTTCATTCGTCATCACTAGTTTACGGCTGCTTTTATGCTTGgactgttttcatttttttacctgGTTTCTTTACCTGGTGGGTTAGGAAGGAAAACAAATTTTATGTGTGTATTACACATGTACTTATAAGGCTTGAATTATATGGCCATCGACTAATCACGCATGCATTTACAGGTTACTGCATTGGTGGCACGTATTGCTTAATTTCACGGCATGGGGCTTAA
- the LOC135913610 gene encoding BTB/POZ domain-containing protein 6-like isoform X7, with protein MFDDQPSSCDTDLLLTGRAPGSRGGGRPAAFTSAMAAPRRARSRCTQTDPVACGCASYPPAVRRPPRPSAPPLPEDLRRLAEPPDVRLAVGPQPGEARSVPVHAAVLSQSAVLRDLLARCSATGVGCQPEADARTRTLRVVWADPDAFEKMMPFLYGRDVRLDDVSSALDVMRVAHAFAVPGLLTVCLRYVGDHVDRETALSALTRLCEVSGGGPAADLQQNLLNETRARCLDVVDRNAEWLLADAAFECLPRTIFALVLGRDSLWLRSEVSAAKGADRWAAAECRRQGDAAEPAQKRRVLGDTAYLVRHFLLDRDQFRRAAPSLLDDIEAALVLEFMDGRIGEDRLTPALRTNLALRRRPSPPALPPSSPPAADSEPGSAPATGPVRSQTLARNRKSTSAKGLDKITLCLRRLHSSSLVYGCFYAWTVFIFLPGFFTWWVRKENKFYVCITHVLIRLELYGHRLITHAFTGYCIGGTYCLISRHGA; from the exons GGCCGGGCGCCGGGGTCCCGAGGCGGCGGCCGCCCGGCCGCCTTCACGTCGGCCATGGCCGCCCCTCGGCGGGCGAGGAGCCGCTGCACGCAGACCGACCCCGTGGCGTGCGGCTGCGCCTCCTACCCTCCGGCCGTCCGCCGACCGCCGAGGCCCAGCGCGCCGCCGCTGCCCGAGGACCTGCGGCGGCTGGCGGAGCCGCCCGACGTGCGGCTCGCCGTCGGTCCGCAGCCGGGGGAGGCCCGGTCCGTCCCGGTGCACGCTGCTGTGCTGAGCCAGAGCGCTGTGCTGCGAGACCTGCTCGCACGGTGCAGTGCGACGGGCGTCGGCTGCCAGCCAGAGGCCGACGCTCGGACCAGGACGCTGCGAGTCGTCTGGGCAGACCCGGACGCCTTCGAGAAGATGATGCC CTTCCTGTACGGACGGGACGTGCGCCTCGACGACGTGTCCTCGGCGCTGGATGTGATGCGCGTGGCCCACGCCTTCGCCGTTCCCGGGCTTCTCACCGTGTGCCTGCGCTACGTGGGCGACCACGTGGACAGGGAGACGGCGCTGTCAGCGCTCACGCGGCTCTGCGAGGTCTCCGGCGGCGGCCCCGCCGCGGACCTGCAGCAGAACCTGCTGAACGAGACGCGCGCCCGCTGCCTGGACGTGGTGGACCGCAACGCCGAGTGGCTGCTCGCTGACGCCGCCTTCGAGTGCTTGCCCCGCACCATCTTCGCCCTCGTGTTGGGCAGGGACTCCCTGTGGCTCAG GTCCGAAGTTTCGGCGGCAAAGGGCGCTGACCGCTGGGCAGCCGCCGAATGTCGACGGCAGGGTGACGCTGCAGAACCCGCGCAAAAGCGGCGAGTGCTGGGCGACACTGCCTACCTCGTTCGTCACTTCCTGCTCGACCGCGACCAGTTCCGACGCGCGGCTCCGTCACTGCTGGACGACATCGAGGCAGCCCTCGTGCTCGAATTCATGGACGGCCGCATCGGAGAGGACCGACTGACCCCTGCGCTCAGGACCAACCTCGCGTTGAGGCGGCGCCCTTCGCCGCCGGCGCTGCCTCCATCCTCGCCTCCAGCGGCAGACAGTGAACCAGGCAGCGCTCCGGCCACCGGACCAGTGCGAAGTCAGACGTTGGCCAGAAACCGAAAGTCCACATCGGCCAAG GGTCTGGACAAGATCACATTGTGTCTCAGAAGGCTTCATTCGTCATCACTAGTTTACGGCTGCTTTTATGCTTGgactgttttcatttttttacctgGTTTCTTTACCTGGTGGGTTAGGAAGGAAAACAAATTTTATGTGTGTATTACACATGTACTTATAAGGCTTGAATTATATGGCCATCGACTAATCACGCATGCATTTACAGGTTACTGCATTGGTGGCACGTATTGCTTAATTTCACGGCATGGGGCTTAA
- the LOC135913610 gene encoding BTB/POZ domain-containing protein 6-like isoform X5: protein MGRPAKRGAAAPLPSNGGITVTSSVPKENEPTTHCVGGCSGGDRAPAPHRERGRAPGSRGGGRPAAFTSAMAAPRRARSRCTQTDPVACGCASYPPAVRRPPRPSAPPLPEDLRRLAEPPDVRLAVGPQPGEARSVPVHAAVLSQSAVLRDLLARCSATGVGCQPEADARTRTLRVVWADPDAFEKMMPFLYGRDVRLDDVSSALDVMRVAHAFAVPGLLTVCLRYVGDHVDRETALSALTRLCEVSGGGPAADLQQNLLNETRARCLDVVDRNAEWLLADAAFECLPRTIFALVLGRDSLWLRSEVSAAKGADRWAAAECRRQGDAAEPAQKRRVLGDTAYLVRHFLLDRDQFRRAAPSLLDDIEAALVLEFMDGRIGEDRLTPALRTNLALRRRPSPPALPPSSPPAADSEPGSAPATGPVRSQTLARNRKSTSAKGLDKITLCLRRLHSSSLVYGCFYAWTVFIFLPGFFTWWVRKENKFYVCITHVLIRLELYGHRLITHAFTGYCIGGTYCLISRHGA, encoded by the exons GGCCGGGCGCCGGGGTCCCGAGGCGGCGGCCGCCCGGCCGCCTTCACGTCGGCCATGGCCGCCCCTCGGCGGGCGAGGAGCCGCTGCACGCAGACCGACCCCGTGGCGTGCGGCTGCGCCTCCTACCCTCCGGCCGTCCGCCGACCGCCGAGGCCCAGCGCGCCGCCGCTGCCCGAGGACCTGCGGCGGCTGGCGGAGCCGCCCGACGTGCGGCTCGCCGTCGGTCCGCAGCCGGGGGAGGCCCGGTCCGTCCCGGTGCACGCTGCTGTGCTGAGCCAGAGCGCTGTGCTGCGAGACCTGCTCGCACGGTGCAGTGCGACGGGCGTCGGCTGCCAGCCAGAGGCCGACGCTCGGACCAGGACGCTGCGAGTCGTCTGGGCAGACCCGGACGCCTTCGAGAAGATGATGCC CTTCCTGTACGGACGGGACGTGCGCCTCGACGACGTGTCCTCGGCGCTGGATGTGATGCGCGTGGCCCACGCCTTCGCCGTTCCCGGGCTTCTCACCGTGTGCCTGCGCTACGTGGGCGACCACGTGGACAGGGAGACGGCGCTGTCAGCGCTCACGCGGCTCTGCGAGGTCTCCGGCGGCGGCCCCGCCGCGGACCTGCAGCAGAACCTGCTGAACGAGACGCGCGCCCGCTGCCTGGACGTGGTGGACCGCAACGCCGAGTGGCTGCTCGCTGACGCCGCCTTCGAGTGCTTGCCCCGCACCATCTTCGCCCTCGTGTTGGGCAGGGACTCCCTGTGGCTCAG GTCCGAAGTTTCGGCGGCAAAGGGCGCTGACCGCTGGGCAGCCGCCGAATGTCGACGGCAGGGTGACGCTGCAGAACCCGCGCAAAAGCGGCGAGTGCTGGGCGACACTGCCTACCTCGTTCGTCACTTCCTGCTCGACCGCGACCAGTTCCGACGCGCGGCTCCGTCACTGCTGGACGACATCGAGGCAGCCCTCGTGCTCGAATTCATGGACGGCCGCATCGGAGAGGACCGACTGACCCCTGCGCTCAGGACCAACCTCGCGTTGAGGCGGCGCCCTTCGCCGCCGGCGCTGCCTCCATCCTCGCCTCCAGCGGCAGACAGTGAACCAGGCAGCGCTCCGGCCACCGGACCAGTGCGAAGTCAGACGTTGGCCAGAAACCGAAAGTCCACATCGGCCAAG GGTCTGGACAAGATCACATTGTGTCTCAGAAGGCTTCATTCGTCATCACTAGTTTACGGCTGCTTTTATGCTTGgactgttttcatttttttacctgGTTTCTTTACCTGGTGGGTTAGGAAGGAAAACAAATTTTATGTGTGTATTACACATGTACTTATAAGGCTTGAATTATATGGCCATCGACTAATCACGCATGCATTTACAGGTTACTGCATTGGTGGCACGTATTGCTTAATTTCACGGCATGGGGCTTAA